From a single Adhaeribacter swui genomic region:
- a CDS encoding glycoside hydrolase family 20 zincin-like fold domain-containing protein — protein sequence MLFLLFRLPGASPAAAISLAEFSQQFRLLPQPQKVSLISGKAAPAGFVKQIFLKNATKPVLPATLKNLPLATAPGKNVLVLEITTTDKVPTNPEGYWLEIKDDQVIIAARNQAGLFYGCQTLHQLLQDAQDQKITIPACQITDFPELAYRAVHLDLKHHLDKVDYYYSYLDKLAQFKVNAVIVEFEDKLRYRKAPEVGASHAISIEEFAKISKYAQDRHIEISPLIQGLGHASFILKHEKNKKLRDDPASDWSFDPLNPETYDLQFALYEDALAATPNGKYLHIGGDEVGNLGMSELAKKSGKKPLELQMYWLNKVCEFARQHNRTPIFWDDMVFKLSDMYESTYREDLSVSAIDSIWQKNENRLNQNINLFPKNCVYMRWNYDNPWLPGNSRAIDWYKAHNLQVMAATAAQTMWPFMPRNQSNYKPIKEFCRIAAEKKMNGILCTVWDDSSPHQETGMRGLSYFALFSWNHTDIPAETADSIFRHRYFGPAVADKAYAFQDLMESAVEFWEDGLLNKGYRSKYPEKIDLIELPDATKSSEWSQKYAPKLTQAQQAITRYITIKNKIEQAEKLARRNQYTLALFKQMNELQVYPAKLLVSLRNYDQAKTAAEKKAAQQKVQQLVTNFTTLRQNYESVFSKTRLLNNPPGYVLDQNGHHHLANGTVNNDWMYVYELAMNKKLKLWISGEI from the coding sequence TTGCTTTTTTTACTATTTCGTTTGCCAGGGGCTAGTCCGGCGGCGGCCATTAGTTTAGCTGAATTTTCGCAGCAGTTTCGTTTATTGCCCCAACCGCAAAAAGTAAGTTTAATATCCGGTAAGGCTGCTCCTGCAGGTTTTGTAAAACAGATTTTTTTAAAAAATGCGACTAAACCCGTTCTGCCGGCTACCCTAAAAAATTTGCCTCTGGCTACAGCTCCCGGCAAAAACGTGCTGGTGCTGGAAATTACCACCACCGATAAAGTACCAACTAACCCGGAAGGTTACTGGCTGGAAATAAAAGACGATCAGGTAATTATAGCCGCCCGCAACCAGGCTGGTTTGTTTTACGGTTGCCAAACCTTGCACCAGTTGCTCCAGGATGCCCAGGACCAAAAGATTACCATTCCGGCCTGCCAGATCACCGATTTCCCGGAACTGGCCTACCGGGCCGTGCACTTGGATCTAAAGCACCATTTAGATAAGGTAGATTATTACTACAGCTACCTCGACAAGCTGGCCCAGTTTAAAGTAAACGCCGTAATTGTTGAGTTCGAAGATAAACTGCGTTACCGCAAAGCTCCGGAGGTAGGGGCCAGCCACGCCATCTCCATCGAAGAATTTGCCAAAATAAGTAAATACGCCCAGGACCGGCACATCGAAATCAGTCCTTTAATTCAGGGTTTGGGGCACGCTTCGTTTATCCTGAAGCACGAAAAAAATAAAAAACTCCGCGACGACCCTGCTTCCGACTGGTCTTTTGATCCTTTAAACCCGGAAACCTACGATTTGCAGTTTGCTCTGTACGAAGATGCGCTAGCCGCTACGCCCAACGGTAAATACCTGCACATTGGCGGCGACGAAGTAGGCAACTTGGGCATGTCGGAGTTGGCAAAAAAATCGGGGAAGAAGCCTTTGGAACTGCAAATGTACTGGCTGAATAAAGTCTGTGAATTTGCCCGGCAGCACAACCGTACGCCTATTTTCTGGGACGATATGGTTTTTAAATTATCCGACATGTACGAATCTACGTACCGCGAAGATCTTTCGGTGAGCGCGATTGATAGCATCTGGCAGAAAAACGAAAACCGGCTAAACCAGAACATTAATTTATTCCCGAAAAACTGCGTGTATATGCGCTGGAACTACGACAACCCATGGCTACCGGGCAACAGCCGCGCCATCGACTGGTACAAAGCGCACAACTTACAGGTAATGGCAGCCACGGCGGCGCAAACCATGTGGCCTTTTATGCCGCGCAACCAATCGAACTACAAACCCATTAAAGAGTTTTGCCGCATTGCCGCCGAGAAAAAAATGAACGGCATTTTGTGCACCGTTTGGGACGATAGCTCGCCGCATCAGGAAACCGGCATGCGCGGCTTATCTTACTTTGCCCTGTTCAGCTGGAACCACACCGATATTCCCGCAGAAACTGCCGACAGTATTTTCCGGCATAGATACTTCGGTCCAGCGGTAGCAGATAAAGCTTACGCATTTCAGGATTTGATGGAATCGGCGGTGGAGTTCTGGGAAGATGGTTTGCTAAATAAAGGTTACCGCAGCAAATACCCCGAAAAAATAGATTTAATAGAACTGCCCGATGCAACTAAAAGTAGCGAATGGAGTCAGAAATACGCCCCCAAACTTACCCAGGCCCAACAAGCAATTACCCGGTATATCACCATTAAAAACAAAATAGAACAAGCCGAAAAACTTGCTCGCCGCAATCAGTACACTTTGGCCTTGTTTAAACAAATGAACGAACTGCAGGTGTATCCGGCTAAGTTACTGGTGTCGCTGCGAAATTATGACCAGGCCAAAACTGCCGCGGAGAAAAAAGCCGCGCAGCAAAAAGTACAACAACTGGTCACCAACTTTACCACGTTGCGCCAGAACTACGAAAGTGTATTTTCTAAAACCCGCCTGTTAAATAATCCCCCGGGCTACGTGCTGGACCAAAACGGCCACCATCACCTGGCGAATGGTACGGTCAATAACGATTGGATGTACGTTTACGAATTGGCAATGAATAAAAAATTGAAATTGTGGATAAGTGGAGAGATCTAA
- a CDS encoding winged helix-turn-helix domain-containing protein: MIAFNNLNKAFESRIRLGVMSILLVNDWVEFATLKEMLNLTDGNLASHITALEKLNYLQVRKQFIGKKPNTSYAVTQAGRKAFNDHLNALEQLIKAREG; encoded by the coding sequence ATGATCGCCTTTAACAATCTAAATAAAGCTTTTGAAAGTCGGATTCGATTAGGGGTGATGTCGATTTTGCTGGTAAACGATTGGGTAGAGTTTGCTACTTTAAAAGAAATGCTCAATCTCACCGACGGCAACTTAGCCAGCCACATCACCGCCCTCGAAAAGCTGAATTACCTGCAAGTACGTAAGCAGTTCATCGGCAAAAAGCCCAACACGTCCTACGCCGTTACCCAAGCCGGCCGCAAAGCTTTTAACGACCATTTAAACGCCCTGGAACAGTTGATTAAAGCCCGGGAAGGGTAA
- a CDS encoding DUF1810 domain-containing protein, with protein MLPEENLQRFISAQESSYPVALAEIKQGRKQSHWMWYIFPQIQGLGFSETSRYYAIQNIREAEAYLNHPVLGKRLVQICEALLQLPNNNATRIFGNPDDLKLKSSMTLFAAVKNSPPVFQEVLDKFFRGVPDQKTLQLLATPA; from the coding sequence ATGCTGCCAGAAGAGAACCTGCAACGATTTATATCGGCCCAAGAATCCAGTTACCCGGTGGCCTTAGCCGAAATAAAACAAGGCCGGAAACAAAGCCATTGGATGTGGTATATTTTCCCGCAAATACAAGGACTGGGCTTTAGCGAAACTTCCCGGTATTACGCCATCCAAAATATCCGCGAAGCCGAAGCGTATCTAAACCACCCGGTGCTGGGTAAACGCCTGGTGCAAATTTGTGAAGCCTTGTTGCAACTGCCTAATAATAACGCCACCCGTATCTTCGGTAACCCCGACGATTTAAAGTTAAAATCTTCGATGACCTTATTTGCGGCGGTTAAAAACAGTCCACCGGTTTTTCAGGAAGTGCTGGATAAGTTCTTTCGGGGCGTACCGGATCAAAAAACCTTGCAATTGCTTGCCACGCCAGCCTAA